From a region of the Halobacteriovorax sp. HLS genome:
- the rpmG gene encoding 50S ribosomal protein L33 has translation MAKGPRVVITLECTEARKIGKTPSRYTTTKNKKTTPDRIEIKKYNPFLKKHTIHKEIK, from the coding sequence ATGGCTAAAGGTCCAAGAGTAGTAATTACACTTGAATGTACTGAAGCGAGAAAGATAGGAAAAACTCCTTCTCGTTACACAACTACTAAAAACAAGAAGACAACACCTGATCGTATTGAAATTAAGAAATACAACCCTTTCTTAAAGAAACATACGATTCACAAAGAAATTAAATAA